DNA sequence from the Entomomonas asaccharolytica genome:
GGGCGTTTTTTATTTTAGTTTGCTGGTTTCTTTTTCAAGTTCTCAATTTGTCGAGTAATAACCCATTGTTGAGCAATTGATAAGATGTTGTTGACAACCCAGTATAATACTAAACCTGCAGGGAACCAAATAAAGAAGAAAGTAAAGATAATAGGCATCATCTTAAATACTTTTGCTTGTATTGGATCAGGTGGTGCAGGATTTAATCTTTGTTGGAAGAACATTGTAGCACCCATAATAATAGGTAATATTAAATATGGATCGCTTGTTGATAAATCATGAATCCAACCTAACCATGGTGCTTGACGTATTTCCACACTTTCCAATAATACCCAATACAAAGCAATAAATACGGGCATTTGGATAACGATAGGTAAACATCCGCTCAGTGGGTTAAGTTTTTCTTCCTTGTACAATTTCATCATTTGTTCAGACATTTTCTGTCTATCATCACCATAACGCTCTCTAATAGATTGCATTTTTGGTGAAGCTGCACGCATTCTAGCCATTGATTTATAACTAGTTGCAGATAATGGGAAGAAGATTAATTTAATAATAATAGTTAATACAATAATCGACCATCCCCAGTTTCCTACAATGCTATGAATCACTTGTAGTAACCAGAAAATAGGCTTACCAATCATACTTAAAATACCATAATCAATGGTTAGATCTAAGCCTGGTGATAATTCTTTTAAACTATCTTGTAATTTAGGACCTGCATATAAGGTAAAATCTTCACTTATTTGGCCACCAGCAGGTGCTGTAACTAACGGTGTAGTAAAACTAACTATATAGTTACCTTGTTGGTCTTTATAGGTTTTAACCACATGGTTTTCATTTTTATCCCCTACCCAAGCAGTTACAAAGTAATGTTGTAACCAAGCTATCCAACCACCTTGAACAGTGGCTGAAGGTAAA
Encoded proteins:
- the yidC gene encoding membrane protein insertase YidC, giving the protein MDIQRPILLVALAVVAYLILLQWNDDYHKVPNEEGTQTAQVTQNVQNSTDMNNINSDIHQPAPTGENANATENHQVTVPNQPVTTSTNNQFIEVETDVLKLKINPKGGDVVELDLKAYPKALNTPNTPFRLFSNAGEVLYTAGSRVFSTSNSNVVPVYQTEQQSYKLADGQKELKVNLTYTKDGINYVKTYTFLRGMDEACASKKKNRVGCVDPAAYRIGVNYQITNNTDKAWQGYFLASLTRNNAGDPSSTTATSMTTFLGMAYWTPDKPYTRIAIKDVDSIMRVATQKKAEENLNYLPLPSATVQGGWIAWLQHYFVTAWVGDKNENHVVKTYKDQQGNYIVSFTTPLVTAPAGGQISEDFTLYAGPKLQDSLKELSPGLDLTIDYGILSMIGKPIFWLLQVIHSIVGNWGWSIIVLTIIIKLIFFPLSATSYKSMARMRAASPKMQSIRERYGDDRQKMSEQMMKLYKEEKLNPLSGCLPIVIQMPVFIALYWVLLESVEIRQAPWLGWIHDLSTSDPYLILPIIMGATMFFQQRLNPAPPDPIQAKVFKMMPIIFTFFFIWFPAGLVLYWVVNNILSIAQQWVITRQIENLKKKPAN